In one Lolium rigidum isolate FL_2022 chromosome 3, APGP_CSIRO_Lrig_0.1, whole genome shotgun sequence genomic region, the following are encoded:
- the LOC124704061 gene encoding zinc finger protein CONSTANS-LIKE 16-like: MTNAGAAALGARTARACDGCMRRRARWHCAADDAYLCQACDASVHSANPLARRHHRVRLSSASSSTSSSLPRVDPDDPAWVHGLKRRPRTPRSKPGVTSKHDAPAPAVAVPDLEAEDSGSGIVGDNGDVRAGEEEEVYDEDLLYRVPVFDPMLAELYNPVPADEGADLLEQKPAACCFASLADQPSAECASGLADGFSGFDVVPDMELASFAADMESLLMGGVEEGFDDLRFLDEEKPHMNLDFDMDMDFDDQTTAAPAPEQQEDRKRKRPDSEKILKLDYEGVIDSWARDGGSPWFHGERPQFDPNDSWLDLTAGSRGFGLGAAVTPVTGGEREARVSRYREKRRTRLFAKKIRYEVRKLNAEKRPRMKGRFVKRTALPPLPPRPPMMVVAPHGHGGAHGRFRF; encoded by the exons ATGACGAacgccggcgcggcggcgctcggggcgCGCACGGCCCGCGCCTGCGACGGctgcatgcggcggcgggcgcggtggcACTGCGCGGCCGACGACGCCTACCTGTGCCAGGCATGCGACGCCTCCGTCCACTCGGCCAACCCGCTGGCGCGGCGGCACCACCGGGTGCGCCTctcctcggcctcgtcgtccacctcctcctcccttcCGCGCGTCGACCCCGACGACCCCGCGTGGGTGCACGGGCTCAAGCGCCGGCCGCGCACGCCGCGGTCCAAGCCCGGGGTGACGAGCAAGCACGACGCGCCCGCCCCCGCGGTGGCGGTGCCCGATCTCGAGGCGGAGGATTCCGGGTCCGGCATAGTGGGCGACAACGGCGACGTCCgcgcgggggaggaggaggaggtctacgacGAGGACCTGCTGTACCGCGTGCCCGTGTTCGACCCCATGCTCGCCGAGCTctacaaccccgtgccggccgacGAGGGCGCGGACCTGCTCGAACAGAAGCCCGCCGCCTGCTGCTTCGCGTCGCTTGCCGATCAGCCGTCGGCGGAGTGCGCCTCCGGCCTGGCGGACGGGTTCTCCGGGTTCGACGTCGTGCCGGACATGGAGCTCGCCAGCTTCGCCGCCGACATGGAGAGCCTGCTCATGGGAGGGGTCGAGGAAGGCTTCGACGATCTGCGGTTCTTGGACGAGGAGAAGCCCCACATGAACCTTGACTTCGACATGGACATGGACTTCGATGACCAGACAaccgcggcgccggcgccggagcaACAAGAGGACAGGAAAAGGAAGCGGCCGGACTCGGAGAAGATTCTTAAGCTCGACTACGAGGGGGTCATCGACTCGTGGGCCCGTGACGGCGGCTCGCCGTGGTTCCACGGCGAGCGCCCTCAATTCGATCCGAATGATTCCTGGCTGGACCTCACG GCCGGTAGCCGGGGATTCGGACTTGGCGCGGCGGTGACGCCGGTGACGGGCGGCGAGCGGGAGGCCCGGGTGTCGCGGTACCGTGAGAAGCGGCGGACGCGGCTGTTCGCCAAGAAGATCCGGTACGAGGTGCGCAAGCTCAACGCCGAGAAGCGGCCGCGGATGAAGGGCCGGTTCGTCAAGCGCACCGCGCTGCctccgctgccgccgcggccgccgatgATGGTCGTCGCGCCCCACGGCCACGGCGGGGCGCACGGGCGCTTCCGTTTTTGA